A stretch of the Pseudochaenichthys georgianus unplaced genomic scaffold, fPseGeo1.2 scaffold_423_arrow_ctg1, whole genome shotgun sequence genome encodes the following:
- the LOC139433408 gene encoding zinc finger protein 583-like: MQRETVCLTESAGKGDLGNMSKVQMLLSLKKQRVTAANEETFALFEQTIAELEEELFLSKEENKRLQKLLDAVSQPQLRIHRAEVQQLVVVKEELLPDQQEWSTSLDQEDPEPPPHIKLEQEGEQLQELEEADITKSTFTPDPVKSEGDEEKPQSSEPHQRQTEHMETEADGDECRGPEPARNSDPESSLQPKTEDHTEDSSEPDTRDSSEHDTRDSSEHDTRASSEHDTRDSSEPDTEDSSEPDTEDSADWKETREPASGSNSLKNRHESVCDPQRSAKKKPFSCSVCKKAFLCSGDLKRHMRVHTREKPFTCSVCKEAFPQSGHLKRHMRVHTGEKPFTCTVCKKAFSCNGSLKKHMRIHTGDKPFTCTVCKKAFSLSGSLKGHMRIHTGDKPFTCTVCKKAFSLSGSLKTHMRVHTGEKPFTCTVCKKAFSCSGSLKLHMRIHTGEKPFTCSVCKKAFSRSGHLKSHMRIHTGEEK, from the exons atgcagagagaaacggtgtgtttaacggagtctgcaggaaaaggtgatctaggaaacatgagtaaagtccaaatgctgctgtcgttgaagaagcagcgagTCACTGCTGCTAATGAAGAGAcatttgctctgtttgaacaaacaatagcagagctcgaggaggagctgtttctttccaaagaggagaacaagagactccagaagctactggacgctgtttcacagcctcagcttcggatccacagagcag aagtccagcagctggtggtggttaaagaagagcttctccctgaccaacaggagtggagcaccagtctggaccaggaggacccagagcctcccccacacattaagctggaacaggagggagagcagcttcaggagctggaggaggctgatatcaccaagtccactttcactcctgaccctgtgaagagtgaaggtgatgaagagaaacctcagtcctctgagcctcatcaaagacaaactgaacacatggaaacagaagctgatggagatgaatgtcgaggaccagaaccagccaggaactcagatccagagagcagtttacaaccaaagactgaggaccacactgaagactcttctgaacctgacactagAGACTCTTCTGAACATGACACTAGAGACTCTTCTGAACATGACACTAGAGCCTCTTCTGAACATGACACtagagactcttctgaacctgacactgaagactcttctgaacctgacactgaagacagtgctgattggaaagagaccagagaacctgcctcaggctcaaactcactgaaaaatagacatgAATCTGTCTGTGATCCACAGCGTAGTGCTAaaaagaaaccattcagctgctcagtctgcaAGAAAGCTTTTTTATGTAGTGGAGATTTAAAGAGAcatatgagagtccacacaagagagaaaccattcacctgctcagtctgtaaggaaGCTTTTCCACAGAGTGGACATTTAAAGAGAcatatgagagtccacacaggagagaaaccattcacctgtacagtctgtaagaaagctttttcatgtaatggaagtttaaagaaacacatgagaatccacacaggagataaACCATTTAcctgtacagtctgtaagaaagctttttcactgagtggaagtttaaagggacacatgagaatccacacaggagataaACCATTTAcctgtacagtctgtaagaaagctttttcactgagtggaagtttaaagacacacatgagagtccacacaggagagaaaccattcacctgtacagtctgtaagaaagctttttcatgtagtggaagtttaaagctacacatgagaatccacacaggagagaaaccattcacctgctcagtctgtaagaaagctttttcacggagtggacatttaaagtcacacatgagaatccacacaggagaggaaaaatAG